tacaGCAGTTGAAGTTGTTGTAACTGGTttgctgtctctctctgtgttgaagCGAGGGGCTGGCTGTCTGGCTGCTCCCTCATGTCTCCTCACCGCTCTGTGCCGCACTGTAGCCCCCTCTTGCTGAAGGGCTGTAATTAGAGTGAAAGGCTGATAGTAGAGGATCTCTGGCAAGCTGGTgaacctctctgtctgtctctgtctctgtctctcccacTCTGTCTCCCtggactgtgtgtgtgggggggggggtatttaatGATTCACTGCACATTGATGaatcgtgatactttctttacatgaatATCGTGTCGTGATAGAGGTGTGTAATCGATTTGTCTCGTGATACAAGAACAAAAtaattgatccattcctggttttactgtgagcttaatgacacacctgagcttgttacctatacattttGGCTAATCATGCTTGtagtaaaagctggaatgggtgaaactgctgtgcaacaggagtcttatttccatccctagatACTGCTTCTGTGTACCAGTCCTATAACTTAATTTGTCCCCACAAATTGTCAAAAGTACGATTTTTGCGATTCCCAACTACACCCTACCCAGAAATTTGTATAAATTTCATTTATTCTATTTTAAACATGATAGATTGTCAGAGTGAGGGTGTGAACTGACAGCCTGGATAGACCGAGGCTCTGAGCTTGGAGGAGCGGTCTGGGTTACTGATGAGCGGTGTGATCCGTGGCTCCGACTGTTCCACCTCGCGGGCTGCGCTGCCTGGAAGATGAAGTTTGTTTGCAAACGCCTGTCTGCTTTGATGTGTACCTGTCAACCCCCCCCTGTGTGGGGGACAAACGGCTTCACAGCGGGGGGAGGATGGAGTGAGTGTGTGAGATCACGAGGCAGCCAGCCTGTCAGGCAGTGTGAAGGGAAGCTGTGCTTGAGGCTGCTTGCTTGTTTAGTTTTGTCAGTTGGAGcagcacccctcctcctcctctctgacTCTGGCACTGTGAATGTGCGCTAGTCTCAGGGAGGTCTTGGATGTGTTTGACAGCGTCGCCAGTCCTGAAGCAGCAGAAATCCATTAAAGACAAGCGGACGGTACCGACGCTGTGCGAGTGACAAATCGGACTGATGCATGATAGTCTTTCTCCAGATGGTTCCGCGAGGTCTGACCCAGCATCGGATTACTAAACCTGCATTAAACGAGGTTTCCCAGCAACAGTATAGTCTACCAGCGCTGTGAATCAAACAGAATTGCTCTCAGCCCTGGAGTGTTGAATAAGGGTTTCTGATTTCAATCCCACAACCCTGCTGAATCGTGACAGTACTGACCGTGTGGAAGACACAGGGTACGGGTTCACtgggggaggaaaaaaaaacaaaaaaacctttgattttttttccGTTGCTCCGCTGTGTCTTGTTTGCAATGTTGCTGATTGAATACtgaagagccccccccccctccgcacCGCCCTCGCTGCTTGCTGCTTGCTGCTTGCTTCCACGGCTCCCTTTCATCTCTCTAATAGAGGCAGGCGACCTGCAATTCTGCTTCCTGTTCTCTCTTTAATCTTTCGCTTGATCCTGTTTAGAGGGAGTCTACCTGTGATCCTGATAGAGAGAGAACGAGACGTGAAACTGAGCGATGCTgagctctcgtgtgtgtgtgtgtgtgtgtgtgtgtgaacctgAGGTGTGTTGTGGTGTATCATATTTAATTACAAATCTGTTTATCACCAGTGTAGAACTCATTTAAACACCTCCCCCCTGAATCTCAGTAGGGGGTTTCTGGCAAAATGGCAACGAACACGTTACAACTCACAGCCCACATCAGCACCACTACAGAGAGTCCTGTCTTTATGTAACTACAGCGTGCGTCTCTGCTTCCCACACACTCGGCACGGCACAACCATCTGCTCAGGAACCAGTAACTGCAGGCCCTGTAAGAGAGAGAGACTCCTTTGTGTCTCTGTCTCAATTGCAAAGTCATCTGTCAAACAATGAATtcatcaggttttaaaatgatgtgTGCTCACCTGGACGTCTCTCcgatgtggtgtgtgtgtgtgtggggctttttttttctttcaatttattTAAGAGTTAACACTTTTTAATTAATTGATCTTacggttttattttaatagtacaTTGTTAAACTATATATAATATGTAACATCCGTCATGTTTTACGCACACCGCTGTTTTATACAGTTTGTAAGTGTGAATTATATACAGCAGGGAATATCAGCAGGATACTAAAAGTGAGTTTGTACATTTGagtcctgaaataaaataaataataccttgGTAGGACTGGATTTACTGTGTTAATACCCAGGCGGGACTGGATTTACTGTGTTAATACCCAGGCAGGACTGGATTTACTGTGTTAATACCCAGGCGGGACTGGATTTACTGTGTTAATACCCAGGCAGGACTGGATTTACTGTGTTAATACCCAGGCGGGACTGGATTTGCTAGAAGCACGTTCAGCTGtgcaaccccctccccccccccccccccttagaaataaataaatactaacaatgagctcagagtgtcagtgttacATTGATGTGTTTGTCTGTGGTCTCTGGTGGGGAGTCTGTATTGGAGACTGGAGCATGCTGTATGACAGTGTGAGGGTGCATCATCATTAACACAGAGACTCTGCGAGGACAGCTGGGCCCAACTGtgacccccgccccccccccccccctccagcaaacaaacacacaaccatCTGCCACTATTACCCCCATCCCCCAAATACCCTGCCCCCAAACTGTAGATCTGTACCCTAATTACACTGCGCTGCACTGGGATCCCAACACGCTACTGCCCGTCCATCTTCCATCGCAAGCCAGAGAAGGGGGAGAGTGcgtgtgatttttttatttatttattttttaaatgtatttttcttcacaCCCATTGGCTGTTCCCCGGCCCCTCctgctgctgtgcttttacattgTTGCACACAGCAGGGCTCTAAACTCTTCACAGCCAGTCCAGAGGAGCTACCTCACCTGCTTATGGTCTTGTGTGGTTATTTCCTTTGACACAGGTTTGAAGGGCAAGCATATAGGAACGAGACTCCTTCGGTCTATATGAGACCTGTGTATACCAGACACTTTGACTCCTCTCTGTAAGCATATAGGAATGAGACCTGTGTATACCAGACGCTTTGACTCCTCTCTGTAAGCATATAGGAATGAGACCTGTGTATACCAGACGCTTTGACTCCTCACTGTAAGCATATAGGACCTGTGTATACCAGACGCTTTGACTCCTCTCTGTAAGCACGTAGAAACGAGATGTTGTTTTGACTCCTCCCTTCTCTTGTGTTTCAGGCGGTGAACTGCAAGGGGCAGCACAGCGTCTCGTACACGCTGTCTCGCAATCAGACGGTGGTGGTGGAGTACTGTCACGACAAGGAGACGGACATGTTCCAGGTACGGGGGCCGGGGGGCAGCGTCCGCAGGAACGGGTCAAGGCTGTCGCAGTGTTGGTGCTTTGTGAAGTTTAGTGTAACCTGCTTTTTTATCAAAGTCATGGTAGTTTTATTGTAATTTTCTCTTCTTCCTGCAAAGTGTTTGAATCCTTCACAGCCACTAGAACGCCGACGGGCCCGTCTGCTTTCCTTCTCAAAGTCTTCTTATTGTAGCTATTATTAAACCATCAGCAGGCACAGCGTCTCTGTCAGAGACAGGGAGAGGAATCTGTAAGGCAGGtgcccacaggcagtctgttaTTGTAGCTATTATTAAACCATCGGCAGGCACAGCGTCTCTGTCAGAGACAGGGAGAGGAATCTGTAAGGCAGGtgcccacaggcagtctgttaGCAGACTCGTGAACAGGTTCTAGGAATCTAATAAATGCTTTGGGGATCTGTAAAGTGAGCTACAAAGTGAGAAATGATGCGAATGAAGCAAGGTGGTAGAACACGGTACCTTCTCAAGCTGAAGCATACCAGCGACACTGCATACCACTCGCACTGGGGTGTGAAGCAGTAGCATACCTAATGTGACATACTGTTAGTTTGCTACCAgggatggagataagactcctattgcattgcacgTCTTTGCTGGAGAAGCTACCCTTCACTATCACCCACAGTAATAAACtcaactattaataataaactatttttttctcctctctctctctctctctctctctctctctctctctctctctctctctctctctctctctctctctctctctctctctctctctctctctctctctctctctctctctctctctctctctctcagattggCAGGTCGACTGAGAGCCCGATTGACTTTGTTGTGACAGACACGGTgtcggggggggcggggggcgagGAGACCCCCGTCACTCAGAGCACAATCTCGCGGTTCGCGTGCCGTGTGGTGTGTGAGCGCAGCCCCCCCTACACTGCCAGGATCTACGCAGCGGGGTTCGACACGTCCAGGAACATCTTCCTCGGGGTGAGTGTGATTGTGTGGAGAGGATAGAGTGAGGGGGATCAGCAGACAGGAACATCTTCTTCCTCGGGGTCTGTGTGATTGTGTGGAGAGGATAGAGTGAGGGGGATCAGCAGACAGGAACATCTTCCTCGGGGTGAGTGCGATTGTGTGGAGAGGATAGAGTGAGGGGGATCAGCAGACAGGAACATCTTCCTCGGGGTGAGTGCGATTGTGTGGAGAGCTTGTTAACTAAactctgtggctaatcaagctcatagtaaaacctggactgggtgaaagtgctgtgcaataggaTTCCCATCCCTGTTGAGTGTTCCTGTGTGTACAGGGTgggtttgtttgcttgcttttgATGCTGACCTCTGTTTGACCCCTCGCAGGAGAAGGCTGCCAAGTGGAAGAATCCGGACGGTCACATGGACGGGTTGACTACCAATGGGGTGCTGGTGATGCACCCGAGGGGCGGGTTCACTGAGGAGTCCAAGCCGGGGGTGTGGCGAGAGATCTCTGTGTGTGGAGACGTGCACACCCTGCGAGAGACGCGGTCCGCACAGACACGGGGCAAACTGGTGAGACTGGGAGGGGGATGTGTACACCCTGCGAGAGACGCGGTCCGCACAGACACGGGGCAAACTGAGACTGGGAGGGGGATGTGTATTCACTTCTAGAGACTGGGGTCTGGAACTCCCCAGTTAAACCAGTAACCTGCATTGGAACCACAAGCTAAGAATATAGCTGAGAACTgggctttgttttacaacaaaACCAAACCTTATAACACTCAATAAaaaagcagacaaacgttttgaccaGAGCTTTATTGTGCTGCAGTGTCCTCCATATACACTGATAAAGCATCTAGCCCAAACGTTTGTCAATGTGGCTTGCTTTCTTACAGATTTGATCCTTCTAAAACCCAGAGGACAGGATTGTGCACCCCAGCTGAGCTGTATATCCACTGCGTCTCCTCCTATCCCTCTCTGAGCTGTATATCCACTGCGTCTCCTCCTATCCCTCTCCGAGCTGTATATCCACTGCGTCTCCTCCTATCCCTCTCCGAGCTGTATATCCACTGCGTCTCCTCCTATCCCTCTCTGAGCTGTGTAGCCACTGCGTCTCCTCCTATCCCTCTCTGAGCTGTGTAGCCACTGCGTCTCCTCCTATCCCTCTCTGAGCTGTGTAGCCACTGCGTCTCCTCCTATCCCTCTCTGAGCTGTGTAGCCACTGCGTCTCCTCCTATCCCTCTCTGAGCTGTGTAGCCACTGCGTCTCCTCCTATCCCTCTCTGAGCTGTGTAGCCACTGCGTCTCCTCCTATCCCTCTCTGAGCTGTGTAGCCACTGCGTCTCCTCCTATCCCTCTCTGAGCTGTGTAGCCACTGCGTCTCCTCCTATCCCTCTCTGAGCTGTGTAGCCACTGCGTCTCCTCCTATCCCTCTCTGAGCTGTGTAGCCACTGCGTCTCCTCCTATCCCTCTCTGAGCTGTGTAGCCACTGCGTCTCCTCCTATCCCTCTCTGAGCTGTGTAGCCACTGCGTCTCCTCCTATCCCTCTCTGAGCTGTGTAGCCACTGCGTCTCCTCCTAACCCTCTCTGAGCTGTGTAGCCACTGCGTCTCCTCCTAACCCTCTCTGTGCTGCTGCCCCCTGCAGGTGGAGAGCGAGAGCAATGTGCTGCAGGACGGCTCGCTGGTGGACCTCTGTGGGGCCACGCTGCTGTGGCGCACGGCGGACGGGCTCTTCCACACGCCCACGCTGAAGCACATCGAGGCTCTGCGGCAGGAGATGAACGCGGCCCGGCCGCAGTGCCCCGTGGGGCTCAACACCCTGGCCTTCCCCAGCATGCAGCGCAGCCGCGACCTGACCGCGCTCGAGGACAAGCAGCCCTGGGTCTACCTCTCCTGCGGCCACGTGCACGGCTACCACAACTGGGGCCACCGCTCCGAGAGGGAGCCCAACGCCCTGCGGGAGTGCCCCATGTGCCGGACTGTGGGCCCCTACGTGCCGCTGTGGCTCGGCTCTGAGCCTGCCTTCTACGTGGACTCTGGGGCCCCGACCCACGTCTTCGTGCCCTGCGGCCACGTGTGCTCGGAGAAGTCCGCCAAGTACTGGTCCGAAATCCCCCTGCCCCACGGCACGCACGCCTTCCACGCAGCTTGCCCCTTCTGCGCCACACAGCTGGGGACCACGCAGGGCTGCGCGAAGCTCATCTTCCAGGGACCCATTGACTGAGGAGGGGGGGAGCAGTACTGTGATGCTCCAGCTCCTCCGGATCATGTTTATActggtgcggtgcggtgcggggaggggggggggagcagtACTGTGACGCTCCAGCTCCTCCTGATCTTGTTTATATTGTGGGAGGAGGGATTGATCAGGGTGACGTCAGTTGCTGCAGTGCTGGTTACGAAGCAACCCTTCACACAGCCtgacccacttttttttttttttgctgttattaTCCTGGATGTAGCCGgtcagagttgtttttttaaattattttgtattatcctGGATGAACTTGCGGCAGATCTGAGTTGTTGATGCAACTAGGTAGCAAATAGGATCTTCAAATTGTTTTGTCTTTTAATCTGTTTGAGATTTGCTATCCACCCCTTGTGTATCTCCACTGAAGCCACTGGGGGTGAATGagtggggcggggcggggcgggtgGATGATGCCTAAATGGCAAAAACAAAATTGTGGTCCTTGTAGCCAGTGTGTCCAACTGTAATGAGCAACGTGGCGTCACCTCTGATTGAGTGAGTTTTTTCAAGTTTGGGTTtggaggggtgggggggcggGAAGCTGGGACAGACTAAACCCACCCGGGACCTGGAAACTGATTTGAATGAGAGAAGCGTCTCCTGTTTTTACTGTATAAACTGTAACCCAACACCCCTGAGCTGCTTCTGTGTGGAGTTTCTTaaaataagactcccgctgcagagcagtttgatccacttcTGGATTAAGAAGCCATCAGGACCAGTGTTGGGCACCAGCCTATAGTCACATCTAGAGCACTGTGCCATCTACTGGACATGCAGGGTACTTCAGTGTCTGGAATTGCATTATTTATGAAAAGCAGGTTCCTTGACCTGTGGCTTCAGTCTGTCCCTGGGAACGAGGGTCATTTTTACAGGAGCACATTCATATTTAACGGAGGAAGGGGGCAGGGCACGGGAGTGGGATGGGGAGGGTTTACAAACAAGAAAtttcttaattgtttaaaaaTTTCACTGGACTGATTCTTCTAATGAGTATTTTACTACACTGAGGCCCTTGTAcagttttataatttaaatgaagTTTAATATATTATCTCGTGTACgcctgggtgggtgtgtgtgggtgtgtatatGGATAGATGGCTTGTGTACAGGGTGGCTGTGAAGTCACTAAGACTGCTTTGCTCTGCTGCTGTGGGAAACCCTTCACTCCAGAGGAACCTGAGGGTCAGTAGACCAGTACTGGACTCTCCATGCCTGCTTGGGAATCTCCTTCTCAATGCTCCTCCTGATTCCGATCTTACAATACAGGCGCGTGGAGGCGAGGCATTACATAAGCACAGAGCTTGTGACGTCTTGACTGGATCCAATCTTTAGAAGCTGGAATGATGATGCATGCCATTGCAGGagcggtgcagagcagggcagtgtcTCTCAGAGCCTCCCCTGAGCTggagctgcagacacacacatgcgCTGGGTGATCGTACTCGAGGTGCAGAGCAGGACAGTGTCTCTCAGAGCCTCCCCTGAGCTggagctgcagacacacacacgctcagGCTAGCCTGTTAAACTCTCACTGCTGATTTTCATTTCTGGCTTCCATCTGCAAGCTGTtggggtgtttttgttttttgtttttttctttaacgcTCCGTCTCCCTTCAGGGACAAAAGAAAGGCTTGTGGCTAAATCGCgtctcttatttttttaaatttgtgggaTAGTGCTGAGCtgttttgacctttttttatGAGCATGGAAAACATGAACAGCCTGGCTCTCCTCGGAGTCTCTTCTCGATCTAATCAGACCAGTTGCTTTTCAGATTTGACTGTGAGCGAAACGTGGCTGTCCTGGTGTGGGTGTCAGGGACTGACTGGTTCAGCTCACAGTGAGACCTGCGCTTCCAGGGGGAGCCTTAGTTCCATGGTGGTAGATAATTGTGGTGGGGCACTTAGCCTGGGGCAATGCTTGAGGACCAGGGGCAGCGGTATTTCCAGAAGTacgttaaaagtaaaaaaaatatatatatatataaaaattctgTTCATGCACGAGACCCATGAAACTGACCAGACTTGGTTAGTTCTGAGAATGAACTGGAAAGTGTGTAATCTGCAGCGCCCCTGTGCTTGTGTCCccttttaagtttattttaagtggcccttttttatttaatttgaattttttttttttttttttttaaaagcatagttTATCATAAAAAGGAGTCCTTCGTAACATAAATGATCACTGGTGCTAAATTTAGAAGTACTGATTTATACTGAAACTTTTATAGCGGCTCCCTGGTCTGCTTCAGAAGAGCTTTGCTCTGGTTCGAGGGCTCTGCTCCGGCGTGCTTGCTCTGGTTCGAGGGCTCTGCTCCGGCGTGCTTGCTCTGGTTCGAGGGCTCTGCTCCGGCGTGCTTGCTCTGGTTCGAGGGCTCTGCTCCGGCGTGCTTGCTCTGGTTCGAGGGCTCTGCTCCGGCGTGCTTGCTCTGGTTCGAGGGCTCTGCTCCGGCGTGCTTGCTCTGGTTCGAGGGCTCTGCTCCGGCGTGCTTGCTCTGGTTCGAGGGCTCTGCTCCGGCGTGCTTGCTCTGGTTCGAGGGCTCTGCTCCGGCGTGCTTGCTCTGGTTCGAGGGCTCTGCTCCGGCGTGCTTGCTCTGGTTCGAGGGCTCTGCTCCGGCGTGCTTGCTCTGGTTCGAGGGCTCTGCTCCGGCGTGCTTGCTCTGGTTCGAGGGCTCTGCTCCGGCGTGCTTGCTCTGGTTCGAgggctctgctttttttttttttctgtcctgaACACTCCTCTGTCCAGGAGCTCTGAAGCTGGTTTGTACTTTAACCTTTGTACGAGTGCTGGTGCACTCCAGAAAGCTtactttactaaataaaaacaaccaaATCAAACCTGCATTCATGTGTAGCtactgagagagagtgagagagtgagtgagtgggtgCTGGAGCTCGgaatgag
The Acipenser ruthenus chromosome 18, fAciRut3.2 maternal haplotype, whole genome shotgun sequence DNA segment above includes these coding regions:
- the LOC131698523 gene encoding E3 ubiquitin-protein ligase pellino homolog 2, which gives rise to MFSPSQEEHCAPNKDPVTYGQLVVLGYNGSLPNGDRGRRKSRFSLYKRAKANGVKPSTVHVINTPQASKAVNCKGQHSVSYTLSRNQTVVVEYCHDKETDMFQIGRSTESPIDFVVTDTVSGGAGGEETPVTQSTISRFACRVVCERSPPYTARIYAAGFDTSRNIFLGEKAAKWKNPDGHMDGLTTNGVLVMHPRGGFTEESKPGVWREISVCGDVHTLRETRSAQTRGKLVESESNVLQDGSLVDLCGATLLWRTADGLFHTPTLKHIEALRQEMNAARPQCPVGLNTLAFPSMQRSRDLTALEDKQPWVYLSCGHVHGYHNWGHRSEREPNALRECPMCRTVGPYVPLWLGSEPAFYVDSGAPTHVFVPCGHVCSEKSAKYWSEIPLPHGTHAFHAACPFCATQLGTTQGCAKLIFQGPID